One Cucumis sativus cultivar 9930 chromosome 1, Cucumber_9930_V3, whole genome shotgun sequence DNA segment encodes these proteins:
- the LOC101220719 gene encoding gibberellin 2-beta-dioxygenase 8 isoform X1: MTHTLKHQSSANVAMDPPFHEAYKTLLAERAAAATGAKGASDVVLTVVEEWDLPLVDLERLTAGKVEEVEQCKNDIITASKEWGFFQVVNHGISNQLLAKMRAKQIELFKQPFERKSKEDQFSNFSAGSYRWGTPSATSITQLSWSEAFHVSLSDILGTNGSDDDDLRSTMEEYAGKVSRLAQKLAEILGENLGRSSKFFVENCVPSTCYLRMNRYPPCHVPGQIFGLMPHTDSDFLTILHQDQVGGLELVKDGKWIAVKPNPQALIINIGDLFQVWSNDEYKSVEHRVVTNSKKERYSIAYFLCPWSETVIKSKSEPGVYRRFSFREFRNQVQEDVRKYGYKIGLPRFVL, from the exons TCGTCTGCAAACGTGGCCATGGACCCACCATTTCACGAGGCTTACAAGACCCTCTTGGCCGAAAGGGCGGCGGCGGCGACGGGTGCAAAGGGAGCCAGCGACGTCGTCCTCACGGTGGTCGAGGAATGGGATCTTCCGCTGGTTGATTTAGAGCGTTTGACGGCGGGCAAAGTGGAAGAGGTGGAACAATGCAAAAATGACATAATTACAGCTTCTAAAGAATGGGGTTTCTTTCAAGTTGTGAATCATGGGATTTCAAATCAGCTTTTGGCCAAAATGAGAGCTAAGCAAATCGAGCTTTTCAAGCAGCCGTTTGAGCGTAAGAGTAAAGAAGATCAATTTTCGAATTTCTCCGCCGGAAGTTACCGTTGGGGAACCCCCTCCGCCACTTCTATTACACAACTTTCTTGGTCCGAAGCTTTTCATGTTTCTCTATCTGATATTCTTGGAACCAACGGCTCCGATGATGATGATCTCAG GTCAACAATGGAAGAATATGCGGGAAAAGTTTCAAGGTTAGCACAGAAGCTAGCAGAGATATTGGGAGAGAACTTGGGGAGAAGCTCAAAATTCTTCGTGGAAAATTGCGTGCCCAGCACGTGCTATCTCCGGATGAACCGGTACCCGCCATGCCATGTTCCGGGTCAAATATTCGGTCTGATGCCACACACCGACAGCGATTTTCTCACCATTCTTCACCAAGATCAAGTCGGCGGCTTGGAGTTGGTCAAAGATGGGAAATGGATCGCCGTTAAACCCAATCCCCAGGCTCTTATTATCAACATAGGAGACTTATTTCAG GTTTGGAGTAACGATGAATACAAAAGTGTAGAGCATAGAGTTGTGACAAACTCGAAAAAGGAGAGATATTCAATAGCCTATTTTTTGTGTCCATGGAGTGAGACGGTGATAAAGAGCAAGAGTGAGCCAGGGGTTTATAGAAGGTTTAGTTTTAGGGAATTCAGGAATCAAGTTCAAGAAGATGTTCGTAAGTATGGCTACAAGATTGGTTTGCCTAGGTTTGTCTTATGA
- the LOC101220719 gene encoding gibberellin 2-beta-dioxygenase 8 isoform X2 has protein sequence MDPPFHEAYKTLLAERAAAATGAKGASDVVLTVVEEWDLPLVDLERLTAGKVEEVEQCKNDIITASKEWGFFQVVNHGISNQLLAKMRAKQIELFKQPFERKSKEDQFSNFSAGSYRWGTPSATSITQLSWSEAFHVSLSDILGTNGSDDDDLRSTMEEYAGKVSRLAQKLAEILGENLGRSSKFFVENCVPSTCYLRMNRYPPCHVPGQIFGLMPHTDSDFLTILHQDQVGGLELVKDGKWIAVKPNPQALIINIGDLFQVWSNDEYKSVEHRVVTNSKKERYSIAYFLCPWSETVIKSKSEPGVYRRFSFREFRNQVQEDVRKYGYKIGLPRFVL, from the exons ATGGACCCACCATTTCACGAGGCTTACAAGACCCTCTTGGCCGAAAGGGCGGCGGCGGCGACGGGTGCAAAGGGAGCCAGCGACGTCGTCCTCACGGTGGTCGAGGAATGGGATCTTCCGCTGGTTGATTTAGAGCGTTTGACGGCGGGCAAAGTGGAAGAGGTGGAACAATGCAAAAATGACATAATTACAGCTTCTAAAGAATGGGGTTTCTTTCAAGTTGTGAATCATGGGATTTCAAATCAGCTTTTGGCCAAAATGAGAGCTAAGCAAATCGAGCTTTTCAAGCAGCCGTTTGAGCGTAAGAGTAAAGAAGATCAATTTTCGAATTTCTCCGCCGGAAGTTACCGTTGGGGAACCCCCTCCGCCACTTCTATTACACAACTTTCTTGGTCCGAAGCTTTTCATGTTTCTCTATCTGATATTCTTGGAACCAACGGCTCCGATGATGATGATCTCAG GTCAACAATGGAAGAATATGCGGGAAAAGTTTCAAGGTTAGCACAGAAGCTAGCAGAGATATTGGGAGAGAACTTGGGGAGAAGCTCAAAATTCTTCGTGGAAAATTGCGTGCCCAGCACGTGCTATCTCCGGATGAACCGGTACCCGCCATGCCATGTTCCGGGTCAAATATTCGGTCTGATGCCACACACCGACAGCGATTTTCTCACCATTCTTCACCAAGATCAAGTCGGCGGCTTGGAGTTGGTCAAAGATGGGAAATGGATCGCCGTTAAACCCAATCCCCAGGCTCTTATTATCAACATAGGAGACTTATTTCAG GTTTGGAGTAACGATGAATACAAAAGTGTAGAGCATAGAGTTGTGACAAACTCGAAAAAGGAGAGATATTCAATAGCCTATTTTTTGTGTCCATGGAGTGAGACGGTGATAAAGAGCAAGAGTGAGCCAGGGGTTTATAGAAGGTTTAGTTTTAGGGAATTCAGGAATCAAGTTCAAGAAGATGTTCGTAAGTATGGCTACAAGATTGGTTTGCCTAGGTTTGTCTTATGA
- the LOC101220007 gene encoding probable pyruvate, phosphate dikinase regulatory protein, chloroplastic, with protein MASSTFSWSKIPHTPCYQNPKSATIQSSFSVSLINNQSSSDSVSEVRKSKGSPQLNRWSRARALRSGHKLERHSNRAAQAVELRSPDSSTDRALPELDSKGRYGDDDVEKTVGKSIYMVSDGTGWTVEHSVTAALGQFTHCLVDRVCPVSTHLFSGVDDVERLREIVKQAAKEGAMLVYTLADPFMAESAKQACKLWGIQSTDILGPLTEGVASHLGVSPSGLPRGAFGNNIPLTDEYFRRIEAIEFTIKQDDGALPQNLNKADIVLAGVSRTGKTPLSIYLAQKGYKVANVPIVMGIKLPKNLFEADPEKVFGLTINPIVLQTIRRARAKSLGFSEEMRSTYSEMEFVREELDYAGKVFAQNPTWPVIEVTGKAIEETAAVILRLYHDRKHKCSMPRISKRY; from the exons ATGGCTTCTTCCACCTTCAGCTGGTCCAAAATCCCTCACACACCCTGTTACCAGAATCCCAAATCTGCAACAATCCAATCTTCCTTCTCCGTTTCTCTCATCAATAACCAATCCTCCTCCGATTCTGTTTCAGAGGTCCGCAAATCAAAGGGCAGCCCCCAATTGAATCGCTGGTCTAGGGCTCGCGCTTTGCGATCGGGGCACAAATTGGAGCGCCACAGCAATCGAGCTGCTCAGGCCGTCGAGCTGCGATCTCCCGATTCGTCCACTGACAGAGCCCTACCTGAGCTTGACTCTAAAGGAAGGTATGGCGACGATGATGTGGAGAAGACTGTTGGGAAGTCTATTTACATGGTGTCTGATGGCACTGGATGGACGGTGGAGCACTCCGTCACTGCCGCTTTGGGTCAATTCACTCATTGTTTAGTCGACCGTGTTTGCCCTGTTAGCACCCATCTGTTCTCTGGG GTTGATGATGTAGAGCGATTACGGGAGATAGTAAAACAAGCAGCCAAAGAGGGTGCTATGCTTGTTTATACTTTAGCTGATCCATTCATGGCTGAATCTGCAAAACAAGCTTGCAAATTGTGGGGCATTCAATCCACTGACATATTGGGGCCACTAACAGAAGGTGTTGCATCTCATCTAGGTGTCTCACCGTCCGGTCTTCCTCGCGGGGCTTTTGGCAATAATATCCCACTGACTGATGAGTACTTCCGTCGGATAGAAGCGATTGAGTTCACAATCAAACAAGATGATGGTGCATTGCctcaaaacttgaacaaagcTGATATTGTTCTTGCTGGGGTATCTCGAACAGGGAAAACGCCATTGTCGATTTATCTTGCACAAAAGGGTTACAAAGTGGCCAATGTGCCGATCGTAATGGGAATCAAACTCCCGAAGAACCTGTTCGAAGCAGACCCTGAAAAGGTGTTTGGTCTGACTATAAATCCAATTGTGTTGCAAACAATCAGAAGAGCAAGAGCAAAGAGTTTGGGATTTAGTGAAGAAATGAGAAGTACGTATTCAGAAATGGAATTTGTTAGAGAGGAGCTGGATTATGCTGGAAAGGTTTTTGCTCAAAACCCCACATGGCCTGTGATAG AGGTGACGGGGAAGGCCATAGAAGAAACTGCTGCTGTCATATTGAGGCTTTACCATGATAGAAAACACAAGTGTTCAATGCCAAGAATATCAAAGCGCTACTAG
- the LOC101220245 gene encoding uncharacterized protein LOC101220245 isoform X1, producing the protein MEIPKLNPSSTHRELNPSEETRNSQKISVCSQSNGVHYSTNSDSFVIDMNGFSSNGGTKESTTNPRITLQRNSSRKGPQRGGDKMIANNSAPIDRDSSSPTVGATMAEKAAGPAAAVAVGSQQDHLGVPQVHHQITITTGNTAAPVERAILRRNSFRRPPSSWMLDPKKVLLLFATVSCIGSMVLIYFTLAIGKPNAEQRGFD; encoded by the exons atGGAAATTCCCAAATTG AATCCGTCTTCTACTCATCGGGAACTTAATCCATCGGAAGAAACGAGAAATTCCCAGAAAATTTCAGTTTGTAGTCAATCAAACGGTGTGCATTACTCCACCAATTCCGATAGCTTCGTCATCGATATGAATGGCTTCTCCTCCAATGGCGGAACTAAAGAATCCACCACAAATCCCAGAATTACA ttgCAGAGAAATTCATCCAGAAAAGGGCCTCAGCGTGGCGGCGACAAGATGATTGCTAACAATTCCGCTCCTATAGATAGAGATTCATCATCTCCAACAG TTGGAGCTACCATGGCAGAAAAAGCAGCCGGGCCGGCGGCGGCAGTGGCAGTGGGGTCTCAACAAGACCATTTAGGAGTTCCTCAAGTTCATCATCAGATCACTATAACCACCGGCAACACGGCAGCGCCGGTTGAACGAGCCATTCTTAGAAGAAACAGTTTCAGAAGGCCTCCATCTTCTTGGATGTTGGATCCTAAGAAAGTTCTTCTCTTGTTTGCCACTGT GTCATGTATAGGAAGTATGGTGCTGATATATTTCACATTAGCTATCGGGAAACCCAACGCCGAGCAACGGGggtttgattaa
- the LOC101220245 gene encoding uncharacterized protein LOC101220245 isoform X2, with amino-acid sequence MEIPKLNPSSTHRELNPSEETRNSQKISVCSQSNGVHYSTNSDSFVIDMNGFSSNGGTKESTTNPRITRNSSRKGPQRGGDKMIANNSAPIDRDSSSPTVGATMAEKAAGPAAAVAVGSQQDHLGVPQVHHQITITTGNTAAPVERAILRRNSFRRPPSSWMLDPKKVLLLFATVSCIGSMVLIYFTLAIGKPNAEQRGFD; translated from the exons atGGAAATTCCCAAATTG AATCCGTCTTCTACTCATCGGGAACTTAATCCATCGGAAGAAACGAGAAATTCCCAGAAAATTTCAGTTTGTAGTCAATCAAACGGTGTGCATTACTCCACCAATTCCGATAGCTTCGTCATCGATATGAATGGCTTCTCCTCCAATGGCGGAACTAAAGAATCCACCACAAATCCCAGAATTACA AGAAATTCATCCAGAAAAGGGCCTCAGCGTGGCGGCGACAAGATGATTGCTAACAATTCCGCTCCTATAGATAGAGATTCATCATCTCCAACAG TTGGAGCTACCATGGCAGAAAAAGCAGCCGGGCCGGCGGCGGCAGTGGCAGTGGGGTCTCAACAAGACCATTTAGGAGTTCCTCAAGTTCATCATCAGATCACTATAACCACCGGCAACACGGCAGCGCCGGTTGAACGAGCCATTCTTAGAAGAAACAGTTTCAGAAGGCCTCCATCTTCTTGGATGTTGGATCCTAAGAAAGTTCTTCTCTTGTTTGCCACTGT GTCATGTATAGGAAGTATGGTGCTGATATATTTCACATTAGCTATCGGGAAACCCAACGCCGAGCAACGGGggtttgattaa